One window of the Candidatus Zixiibacteriota bacterium genome contains the following:
- the dsrB gene encoding dissimilatory-type sulfite reductase subunit beta: MQERLTDIGPPHYEKFLPPVIKQNYGKWKYHEVLKPGVMVHVSENGARLFTVRAGSPRLVSVDKIRKYAELADKYCDGFLRFTSRHNVEFLLTKQENIDPLIKDLKALGHPVGGIQNSISSIVHTQGWIHCHSAATDASGIVKAVMDELADYFETMVLPGKLRIALACCLNMCGAVHCSDIAILGIHRRPPKIDHDNLHKTCEIPNVSASCPTAAIRPATVGGKPSVEVIEERCMFCANCYTVCPSMKLNDPLNDGVSIWVGGKVSNARHEPMFSKLAIPFLPNNPPRWPEVTEAVKNLVELWAKNARKYERMGEWIERIGWPRFFRMAGIEFRKEHIDDFKHAGLTFKRSTHLNY, from the coding sequence ATGCAAGAAAGATTGACCGACATCGGTCCCCCGCATTATGAAAAATTCCTGCCGCCGGTAATTAAACAGAATTACGGAAAGTGGAAATACCACGAAGTCCTGAAACCGGGCGTCATGGTGCACGTCTCTGAAAACGGCGCCAGGCTGTTCACGGTCAGAGCCGGCTCTCCCCGCCTGGTCAGTGTCGACAAGATTCGCAAGTACGCCGAACTGGCGGATAAGTATTGTGACGGATTCCTCCGCTTCACCAGCCGCCATAATGTCGAGTTTCTCTTAACCAAACAGGAAAACATCGACCCTCTGATTAAAGACCTGAAAGCCCTGGGACATCCCGTCGGCGGCATTCAGAACTCCATCTCCAGTATCGTTCATACTCAGGGCTGGATTCACTGCCATTCGGCGGCGACCGACGCCTCCGGCATCGTTAAGGCGGTCATGGATGAACTGGCTGATTACTTTGAAACAATGGTTCTCCCCGGAAAACTCCGTATCGCACTCGCCTGCTGCCTGAATATGTGCGGCGCCGTCCATTGCTCCGATATCGCCATTCTGGGAATTCATCGTCGTCCCCCAAAAATCGACCACGATAATCTCCATAAGACCTGCGAAATCCCCAATGTCAGCGCTTCCTGTCCGACCGCAGCGATTCGTCCTGCAACGGTTGGCGGCAAACCATCAGTCGAAGTCATTGAAGAGCGTTGCATGTTCTGCGCCAACTGCTATACCGTCTGCCCGTCGATGAAACTGAATGACCCGCTCAATGACGGCGTCTCCATCTGGGTCGGCGGCAAAGTCTCCAATGCCCGGCACGAACCAATGTTTTCCAAACTGGCGATTCCCTTCCTGCCCAATAACCCGCCTCGTTGGCCCGAAGTTACGGAAGCGGTCAAGAATCTGGTGGAGCTCTGGGCAAAGAACGCCCGCAAATACGAAAGAATGGGTGAGTGGATCGAGCGCATCGGCTGGCCCAGATTTTTCAGAATGGCCGGCATCGAATTCCGGAAAGAGCATATTGACGACTTTAAGCACGCCGGTCTGACTTTTAAGAGATCGACACACCTGAATTATTAG
- a CDS encoding cobyrinate a,c-diamide synthase has product MLVSLPRLVIAGISGDSGKTLLSLALVAGFKKGGKSVAPFKKGPDYIDPAWLSAIAATPCRNLDTFLVPADEVRSSFLKYSQGFDLSLIEGNRGLFDGRNVEGEQSTAELARMTGSPILLVINCAKVTRTVAAIVKGCLEFERSLRFAGVILNRVAGERHKRIITDAIEEYCGIPVLGSIPNLRDKSVTIPERHLGLIPPAEFTTDAQFERNLALLAETHFDLERIYNAARKARPLEMIQSPVQSTSSTQVKIGYFSDSVFTFYYPENLERLTELGAELVPISSLNERKLPELDGLYIGGGFPETHAGKLGDNQTLMQSVKTAADSGMPIYAECGGLIYLCRNLNWNQNSFPMAGVYDLDLEMHPRPVGHGYTTLEVTAGNPFFPVGARINGHEFHYSGIRGALPPDTGCCRMETGVGLGNRKDGLVYRQTLAFYTHIHADGNHGWANAFISRALDFARTRREMSIPDSIVANGNRRRFENYCLN; this is encoded by the coding sequence ATGCTGGTCAGTTTACCTCGCCTGGTAATCGCCGGAATTTCCGGCGATTCCGGCAAGACATTACTATCGCTCGCTCTGGTAGCTGGATTCAAGAAGGGGGGAAAATCAGTTGCGCCCTTTAAGAAAGGGCCTGATTATATCGACCCGGCCTGGTTATCGGCCATCGCCGCTACCCCCTGCCGAAATCTTGATACCTTTCTTGTCCCGGCCGATGAGGTCCGTTCCTCTTTCCTGAAATATTCTCAAGGTTTCGACCTCAGCCTCATTGAAGGTAACCGGGGATTGTTCGACGGCAGGAATGTCGAGGGAGAGCAGAGCACCGCCGAACTCGCCCGTATGACCGGCTCCCCCATTCTGCTGGTTATCAACTGCGCCAAGGTAACCCGCACCGTTGCCGCCATTGTGAAAGGCTGCCTGGAATTCGAGCGCAGTCTGAGATTCGCCGGAGTTATTCTAAACCGGGTGGCGGGGGAACGGCATAAGCGAATTATCACCGATGCCATCGAAGAGTATTGCGGCATCCCTGTTCTTGGCTCGATTCCGAATCTGAGAGATAAGTCTGTCACGATACCGGAACGGCATCTGGGGCTTATTCCGCCGGCGGAGTTTACCACGGACGCTCAATTCGAGAGAAATCTGGCGCTTCTGGCAGAGACTCATTTTGACCTGGAGCGGATATATAATGCCGCCCGGAAAGCCAGACCTCTGGAGATGATTCAGTCCCCGGTTCAGTCGACATCTTCTACTCAGGTCAAGATTGGTTACTTCTCCGATTCCGTCTTCACCTTCTACTATCCAGAAAATCTGGAGCGACTGACCGAACTGGGCGCCGAACTGGTGCCAATATCATCTTTAAATGAGCGAAAACTTCCTGAGCTTGACGGCTTATATATCGGCGGCGGCTTCCCGGAAACTCACGCCGGAAAATTGGGTGACAATCAGACTCTGATGCAGTCGGTGAAAACCGCCGCTGACTCCGGAATGCCGATTTATGCCGAATGCGGTGGACTGATTTACCTCTGCCGAAATCTGAACTGGAATCAAAACAGCTTTCCAATGGCAGGGGTTTATGATTTGGACCTTGAGATGCATCCGCGACCGGTCGGGCATGGATATACTACCCTTGAAGTAACGGCCGGCAATCCTTTTTTCCCGGTTGGCGCCAGGATTAATGGGCACGAATTTCACTATTCTGGAATCAGAGGCGCTCTGCCGCCTGACACCGGCTGTTGCCGGATGGAAACCGGGGTAGGATTGGGGAACAGGAAAGATGGCCTGGTTTACCGCCAGACTCTTGCCTTCTATACCCATATTCATGCTGATGGCAATCATGGCTGGGCTAATGCTTTTATCAGCAGAGCGCTTGACTTTGCCCGGACCAGGCGTGAGATGAGCATTCCGGATTCCATCGTTGCCAATGGGAACCGGCGAAGATTTGAGAATTATTGTCTTAATTAA
- a CDS encoding NAD(P)-binding protein, translated as MAKIVKKEKKGLRSLSSSAGGSSVETSPLRPVFVEKTPPCICNCPNHNQVRKVLMTIAKTDDLGKTYDQTLEESWQIFMETTPMPATMGRVCPHPCETDCNRSALEGGVEINSLERFLGDYGLAKNLKPRKLTEEKRSEKIAVIGSGPAGISCAYQLARRGYGVTIFEAFPKPGGMLRYGIPDYRLPQDVLDAEINRVLAMGVELKCNTVVGKDIPYESLQKDYRAIFVGIGAHKGIKLNISGDDAVNVFTGTEFLHRINTGQTLDVGDHVVVIGGGDTAIDAARVARRLGAKSTILYRRTRNEMPAIKEEIDGAIEEGVQIEFLAAPLEITRNGDRAVGMKCQRMELGEPDASGRRKPVPIPGNTFDLAFTTLIAAISQEPDFGGAEFLKEGRDWIKTDQKMKTKAENIYAGGDDIELGIAVTAIYHGRRAAEAIHELITGEPVPELPQQEIVRHEKMKLSYYEARQPHPSQHLPVEERFKKMDAEIVRTLSQEEAIAEAKRCLSCGLCFDCGSCWSFCQDNAIIKPVVKGQAYKFKLEFCNGCKKCAENCPCGYIEMH; from the coding sequence ATGGCTAAAATAGTAAAGAAAGAAAAGAAAGGTCTCCGGAGTCTCAGCAGTTCGGCAGGCGGCTCATCGGTTGAAACTTCTCCCCTGCGCCCGGTTTTTGTTGAGAAGACTCCCCCCTGCATCTGCAACTGCCCCAATCATAATCAGGTCCGGAAAGTTCTGATGACTATCGCCAAAACCGACGACCTGGGCAAAACCTATGACCAGACCCTGGAAGAGTCCTGGCAGATATTCATGGAGACTACCCCCATGCCTGCCACTATGGGACGGGTCTGTCCTCATCCTTGCGAAACCGATTGCAATCGCAGCGCTCTCGAAGGGGGCGTCGAAATAAACAGCCTCGAAAGATTTCTGGGGGATTACGGGCTGGCAAAGAATCTTAAGCCGCGCAAACTGACCGAAGAAAAGCGGAGCGAGAAAATCGCCGTTATCGGCTCTGGTCCGGCCGGTATTTCGTGCGCTTATCAATTAGCCCGTCGCGGATACGGCGTAACTATCTTCGAAGCCTTTCCCAAACCGGGCGGAATGCTGCGCTATGGAATCCCAGACTACCGTCTGCCGCAGGATGTCCTCGACGCTGAAATAAACCGCGTCCTCGCCATGGGGGTAGAGCTTAAATGCAACACGGTGGTCGGAAAAGATATTCCGTACGAATCGCTGCAAAAAGACTATCGTGCCATTTTTGTCGGCATCGGCGCCCACAAAGGGATAAAACTGAATATCAGCGGCGATGACGCCGTTAATGTCTTCACCGGCACCGAATTCCTGCACCGCATCAACACCGGTCAAACGCTTGATGTCGGCGACCATGTTGTTGTTATCGGCGGCGGCGACACTGCTATCGATGCCGCCCGGGTGGCGCGCCGTCTCGGCGCCAAGTCAACCATTCTCTATCGCCGCACCCGCAATGAAATGCCGGCTATCAAAGAGGAAATTGATGGCGCTATCGAAGAGGGTGTGCAGATAGAATTCCTGGCGGCCCCTCTGGAAATCACCAGGAACGGCGACAGGGCGGTCGGAATGAAATGCCAGCGGATGGAGCTGGGCGAGCCGGACGCCTCCGGCAGAAGAAAACCGGTCCCGATTCCCGGCAATACTTTTGACCTTGCCTTCACCACTCTGATTGCCGCAATAAGTCAGGAGCCTGACTTCGGCGGCGCCGAATTTCTCAAAGAAGGACGGGACTGGATTAAGACCGACCAGAAAATGAAAACCAAAGCCGAGAATATTTACGCCGGCGGTGATGATATCGAATTGGGAATCGCGGTTACCGCCATTTACCATGGACGACGCGCCGCCGAGGCTATCCATGAACTGATAACCGGCGAGCCGGTGCCGGAACTGCCTCAGCAGGAGATTGTTCGTCACGAAAAAATGAAACTGTCCTATTACGAAGCCCGACAGCCGCATCCATCCCAGCATTTGCCCGTCGAGGAGCGTTTCAAAAAGATGGATGCCGAAATCGTCAGAACTCTTTCACAAGAAGAGGCTATCGCCGAAGCCAAAAGATGTCTCAGCTGCGGTCTCTGTTTTGATTGCGGCTCCTGCTGGAGTTTCTGTCAGGACAATGCCATAATCAAACCGGTCGTCAAAGGTCAAGCATATAAATTTAAACTCGAATTCTGCAACGGGTGTAAGAAATGTGCGGAGAACTGCCCCTGCGGGTATATCGAAATGCATTGA
- a CDS encoding TusE/DsrC/DsvC family sulfur relay protein has translation MPIFELGDVKINVDEDGFMEEPEQWNEKVALALASTEGVDNLTENHWKVVNYLRDYYQKYGIAPMIRKLCKETGFSLKEIYDMFPSGPAKGACKVAGLAKPTGCV, from the coding sequence ATGCCGATATTTGAACTCGGTGACGTCAAGATCAATGTCGATGAAGATGGCTTTATGGAAGAGCCCGAGCAGTGGAACGAAAAAGTGGCTCTGGCCCTTGCCTCGACCGAAGGTGTCGACAACCTGACCGAAAATCACTGGAAAGTGGTCAACTATCTTCGGGATTACTATCAGAAGTACGGGATTGCTCCGATGATTCGGAAACTGTGCAAGGAAACCGGCTTCTCGCTCAAAGAGATCTATGACATGTTTCCGTCGGGACCAGCCAAAGGCGCCTGCAAAGTCGCCGGCTTGGCGAAACCGACCGGTTGCGTATAA
- a CDS encoding RsbRD N-terminal domain-containing protein, which yields MLGELLQKKKNIILDKWREAILASYPPDSGLFLKNQKNQFANPVGFTIEKETAEIIQTLFDDGDIAPLQISLDRLIRIRSVQDFTPSQATHFLFQLKRIIRLEAVAESTDDFQMIAALEERIDRLALVAFDIYSRCREQIYDLRLKEIKARAFRILKDSDLVTLDFKQEGNSPHENI from the coding sequence ATGTTAGGCGAATTATTACAGAAGAAAAAAAATATCATCCTCGATAAATGGCGGGAAGCTATACTCGCCTCCTACCCCCCCGATTCCGGCCTCTTCCTGAAAAACCAGAAAAATCAATTCGCCAATCCCGTCGGCTTTACCATCGAGAAAGAAACGGCTGAAATAATCCAAACCCTTTTCGACGACGGCGACATCGCACCCCTCCAAATCTCCCTTGACCGCTTGATTCGTATCCGCTCCGTCCAGGATTTCACCCCTTCACAGGCGACTCACTTTCTTTTCCAATTGAAACGGATTATTCGACTGGAAGCGGTAGCCGAAAGTACCGATGACTTCCAGATGATAGCGGCGCTGGAGGAGCGGATTGACCGCCTGGCGCTGGTTGCATTCGACATATACAGTCGCTGCCGCGAGCAGATTTACGACCTGCGCCTCAAAGAAATCAAAGCCCGTGCTTTCAGAATATTGAAGGATTCTGACCTTGTCACCCTGGACTTCAAACAGGAAGGAAACTCACCCCATGAAAATATCTGA
- the dsrM gene encoding sulfate reduction electron transfer complex DsrMKJOP subunit DsrM: MKIFYSLLAVAVLITLAWVGTASGGLYYLFGVIFPAAAVFLFLFGIVYRVVKWARSPVPFHITTTCGQQKSLDWIKSSPLDNPSSTLGVIGRIALEVLFFRSLFRNTKMELKNGGKLVYGSAKYLWLAGLVFHWSFLIIILRHFRFFLEPTPAFVTFLQNLDGFFQVGVPVLFLTDIMILGALSFLFFRRVVTPQIRYISLISDYFPLLLIIAIAATGVLMRYFIKTDLIAVKQLMLGLFSLSPLVPEGISSLFYIHLFLVSLLLAYFPASKLVHMAGVFLSPTRNLSNNSRMKRHINPWNPPVKVHTYEEWEDEFRELIKGAGIPLEKE; encoded by the coding sequence ATGAAAATTTTCTATTCTTTACTGGCGGTAGCCGTTTTAATCACCCTGGCTTGGGTGGGAACCGCCTCCGGCGGTCTGTATTACCTCTTCGGTGTAATTTTTCCGGCGGCCGCGGTCTTCCTTTTCTTGTTCGGTATCGTTTACCGCGTCGTTAAATGGGCGCGCTCGCCGGTGCCGTTTCATATCACCACCACTTGCGGCCAGCAGAAATCGCTCGATTGGATTAAGTCCAGCCCCCTCGATAACCCATCCTCAACTCTGGGCGTTATCGGGCGGATAGCCCTCGAAGTTCTCTTTTTTCGCTCTCTATTTCGCAATACCAAAATGGAGCTCAAAAACGGCGGCAAACTGGTCTATGGCTCCGCCAAATATCTCTGGCTTGCCGGACTGGTTTTTCACTGGTCGTTTCTGATAATAATTCTGCGCCATTTCCGCTTTTTCCTCGAGCCGACTCCGGCATTTGTCACATTTTTGCAAAACCTTGATGGTTTCTTCCAGGTCGGCGTTCCGGTCCTCTTTCTGACCGATATCATGATTCTGGGCGCCCTGAGTTTTCTCTTCTTCCGCCGCGTTGTTACGCCGCAAATACGGTATATCTCACTCATTTCCGATTATTTCCCGCTGCTTCTAATCATCGCTATCGCCGCTACCGGTGTCTTGATGCGTTACTTCATAAAAACCGACCTGATTGCGGTAAAGCAATTAATGCTCGGTTTATTCAGCCTCAGCCCGCTGGTACCCGAAGGCATAAGCTCGCTTTTTTATATACATCTTTTTCTGGTAAGTCTCCTTCTGGCTTACTTCCCGGCAAGCAAACTGGTGCATATGGCGGGGGTTTTCCTGAGCCCGACCCGCAATCTTTCCAACAACAGCCGGATGAAACGGCATATCAATCCCTGGAATCCTCCTGTCAAGGTTCACACCTACGAGGAATGGGAAGATGAATTCCGCGAACTTATCAAGGGCGCCGGTATTCCGCTGGAGAAAGAATAA
- the dsrK gene encoding sulfate reduction electron transfer complex DsrMKJOP subunit DsrK, with amino-acid sequence MSEKHFKPEELTAIGYQPRRRDWMDPHVEFRRGTFNYSANPKSMEYLGLPFVRKWQPTEDDWQLPSNWKEIILEGLRERIHKFRSLRIFMDICVRCGACADKCHFYIGSGDPKNMPVLRAELLRSVYRKDFTTAGKILGKMAGGRELTVPVLKEWFYYFYQCTECRRCSVFCPYGIDTAEITIIGRELLNLVGIGIDWITTPAANCFRTGNHLGIQPHGFKDSVDFAADDLEDITGIKVNPSVNRKGAEVLFVVPSADYFGDPHYFGFLGYLALFHEIGLDYTFSAFASEGGNFGLFHSHEMMKRLNAKIYAEAKRLGVKYIIGGECGHMWRVLHQYMDTMNGPADFLEVPKSPVTGTVFENARSTKMVHIAEFTADLIKNRKLKLAPERNDSYKVTFHDSCNPARAMGLLEEPRYILKSVCNHFYEMPENTIREQTFCCGSGSGLGTDENLEMRLRGGFPRANAVKYVQQNHGVNLLVCICAIDKATLPPLMDFWAPGVAVAGLHELVGNALMMKGEKEREADFRGAPLPGKEEKVHV; translated from the coding sequence ATGTCAGAAAAACATTTTAAACCGGAAGAATTGACCGCAATAGGTTACCAGCCTCGTCGTCGAGACTGGATGGACCCTCATGTTGAATTCCGCAGAGGAACTTTCAACTACAGCGCTAACCCCAAAAGCATGGAGTATCTGGGGCTTCCTTTTGTGCGCAAGTGGCAGCCGACTGAAGATGATTGGCAACTGCCGTCCAATTGGAAAGAAATCATCCTCGAGGGGCTCCGCGAACGAATTCACAAATTCCGCTCGCTGCGGATCTTCATGGATATCTGTGTCCGGTGCGGCGCCTGCGCCGACAAATGTCATTTCTATATCGGCTCCGGCGACCCCAAAAATATGCCGGTCCTCCGCGCCGAATTGCTCCGTTCCGTTTATCGCAAAGACTTCACCACGGCCGGAAAAATTCTCGGGAAGATGGCCGGCGGACGTGAATTGACCGTGCCGGTCTTGAAAGAATGGTTCTACTACTTTTATCAATGCACCGAATGCCGCCGCTGCTCGGTTTTCTGCCCCTACGGTATCGATACCGCCGAGATTACCATTATCGGTCGGGAACTTCTGAATCTGGTCGGTATCGGAATCGACTGGATAACCACTCCCGCCGCCAACTGCTTCCGTACCGGAAACCATCTGGGCATTCAACCGCACGGCTTCAAAGACAGCGTCGATTTCGCCGCCGATGACCTCGAAGATATCACCGGCATAAAGGTAAATCCCTCCGTCAATAGAAAAGGGGCCGAGGTCCTCTTTGTCGTGCCATCGGCTGACTATTTCGGCGACCCGCACTATTTCGGTTTTCTCGGATACCTGGCTCTATTTCATGAAATAGGGCTCGATTACACCTTTAGCGCCTTCGCTTCCGAAGGCGGCAATTTCGGCCTTTTTCACTCTCACGAAATGATGAAACGGCTTAACGCCAAGATTTACGCCGAAGCCAAGCGGTTGGGAGTGAAATATATTATCGGCGGCGAATGCGGCCATATGTGGCGTGTCCTGCATCAATATATGGATACCATGAACGGCCCCGCCGATTTTCTGGAAGTGCCAAAATCGCCGGTGACCGGCACCGTCTTTGAGAACGCCCGCTCCACCAAAATGGTACATATCGCCGAATTTACCGCTGACCTTATTAAAAATCGAAAACTAAAACTCGCTCCGGAGCGCAACGACAGCTATAAAGTCACCTTCCATGATTCCTGTAATCCGGCGCGCGCCATGGGACTTCTGGAGGAACCCCGTTACATACTGAAAAGCGTCTGCAACCACTTCTACGAAATGCCGGAGAACACCATTCGGGAGCAGACATTCTGCTGTGGAAGCGGCTCGGGACTCGGTACCGATGAAAACCTTGAGATGCGCCTCCGCGGCGGCTTCCCCCGCGCCAATGCCGTCAAATATGTCCAGCAAAACCACGGTGTCAACCTCCTTGTCTGCATCTGCGCCATCGACAAAGCCACCCTCCCTCCGCTCATGGATTTCTGGGCGCCGGGTGTCGCTGTGGCGGGACTTCACGAGCTGGTCGGAAACGCCCTCATGATGAAAGGGGAAAAGGAGCGGGAGGCTGATTTTCGCGGGGCGCCGCTCCCGGGAAAGGAGGAAAAAGTCCATGTATGA
- the dsrJ gene encoding sulfate reduction electron transfer complex DsrMKJOP subunit DsrJ, protein MYDAGKIITGLILFLVLFTTPIWVNLASGTSAERPDIKLPVDEKQCVAATEYMKASHMDLIYEWRDQVVREELRAYHSLSGKEYEMSLTKTCLGCHSNKAEFCDRCHNYVAVSPYCWDCHTEPKEGI, encoded by the coding sequence ATGTATGACGCTGGCAAAATAATCACCGGATTAATTCTTTTCCTGGTGCTCTTCACGACTCCCATCTGGGTAAATCTCGCCTCCGGGACCAGCGCGGAACGACCTGACATCAAACTGCCGGTCGATGAAAAGCAATGTGTGGCCGCCACCGAATATATGAAAGCCTCTCATATGGACCTCATCTATGAGTGGCGCGACCAGGTAGTGCGCGAAGAATTGCGCGCCTATCACTCCCTCTCCGGCAAAGAATATGAGATGAGCCTGACCAAAACCTGTCTTGGTTGCCATTCCAACAAGGCGGAATTCTGCGACCGTTGCCATAATTATGTCGCTGTTTCACCCTACTGCTGGGACTGCCACACCGAACCTAAGGAGGGGATATGA
- the dsrO gene encoding sulfate reduction electron transfer complex DsrMKJOP subunit DsrO: MSGIDRRNFIKIAGLTTIIGLSGKPLADAFASQPAQASAAEKEGHVGKRWALVIDPKKCLEKEGCRACIDACHRIHNVPQFDNRKDEIKWIWKEEYEKAFLDQENEFIEDSLKEKPVLVLCNHCDNPPCVRVCPTQATWKRQDGIVMMDWHRCIGCRYCVAACPYGSRSFNWRDPRPFIKEIDKDFPTRTRGVVEKCTFCNERLAKGLPLACVEACPEKAMAFGDLEDPESEVRQLLRNRFAIRRKPYLGTQPVVFYLV, translated from the coding sequence ATGAGCGGCATTGATAGAAGAAATTTCATCAAGATTGCCGGTCTGACCACTATAATCGGCCTTTCCGGCAAACCGTTGGCTGATGCCTTTGCTTCGCAACCGGCGCAGGCTTCCGCCGCCGAGAAGGAAGGTCATGTCGGCAAGAGATGGGCGCTGGTTATCGACCCGAAAAAATGTCTTGAAAAAGAGGGATGCCGCGCCTGCATCGATGCCTGTCACAGGATTCACAATGTCCCCCAGTTTGATAATCGCAAAGATGAAATCAAATGGATCTGGAAAGAAGAATACGAGAAAGCCTTCCTTGACCAGGAAAATGAATTCATTGAAGACTCGCTGAAGGAGAAACCGGTCCTGGTGCTCTGCAATCATTGCGATAATCCCCCCTGCGTTCGGGTCTGCCCGACTCAGGCTACCTGGAAGCGCCAGGATGGCATCGTTATGATGGACTGGCACCGCTGTATCGGCTGCCGCTACTGTGTGGCGGCATGTCCCTACGGCTCCCGCAGTTTTAACTGGCGCGACCCGCGTCCTTTCATAAAGGAAATCGACAAGGACTTCCCTACCCGCACCCGCGGCGTGGTCGAGAAGTGCACCTTCTGCAACGAGCGACTGGCTAAAGGACTGCCGCTGGCTTGCGTGGAAGCCTGTCCCGAGAAGGCAATGGCTTTTGGGGACCTCGAAGACCCTGAATCCGAAGTCCGTCAGCTGCTGCGAAATCGCTTTGCTATCCGCAGGAAACCGTATCTTGGAACTCAACCGGTCGTCTTCTACTTAGTGTGA
- the dsrP gene encoding sulfate reduction electron transfer complex DsrMKJOP subunit DsrP, producing the protein MLEKALVGDKKYWTWVLFLMAIIATGFLFYLRQLGYGLGITGLSRDVTWGFYIAQFTFLVGVAASAVMVVLPYYLHNYKMFGKMTILGEFLAISAVTMCILFITVDLGQPMRAFNLILHPSPSSVLFWDTIVLSGYLLLNVIISRVTLESERKGIKPPSWIKPIIILSIPWAISIHTVTAFIYSGLGGRPFWFTAILTPRFLASAFASGPAFLLLVVFIVRKFTRFDPGREPIQKLAQIITYAMLLNLFFILLEVFTAFYSRIPDHMTSFQYLFSGLDGHSKLVPWMWTSVTLGVLAAVLLVNPKTRQNEKWLIFACAAVFVSIWIDKGIGMVVAGFVPTPLGAITEYWPTFPETMITLGVYALGFLMITIFYKIALSVRGEIST; encoded by the coding sequence ATGCTCGAAAAAGCGTTAGTTGGAGATAAAAAATACTGGACCTGGGTGCTCTTTCTTATGGCAATCATTGCCACCGGCTTCCTATTCTATCTCAGGCAACTCGGGTACGGACTGGGAATCACCGGATTGAGCCGCGATGTCACCTGGGGATTTTACATCGCCCAGTTTACTTTTCTGGTTGGCGTGGCTGCCTCCGCTGTGATGGTAGTGCTCCCATATTACCTTCACAATTACAAGATGTTCGGCAAGATGACCATCCTCGGAGAATTCCTCGCCATCTCGGCGGTTACCATGTGCATACTCTTCATCACCGTTGACCTCGGGCAACCTATGCGAGCATTTAACCTGATTCTGCACCCGTCGCCCAGTTCGGTTCTCTTCTGGGATACCATTGTCCTGAGCGGATACCTGCTGCTCAACGTTATAATCAGCCGGGTCACTCTGGAATCGGAGAGGAAAGGGATAAAGCCCCCCTCCTGGATTAAACCGATTATAATTCTCTCTATACCGTGGGCAATCAGCATTCATACCGTGACCGCATTTATATATAGCGGACTGGGCGGACGCCCCTTCTGGTTCACCGCAATCTTGACCCCGCGCTTCCTGGCATCGGCTTTCGCTTCCGGTCCGGCGTTTCTTTTGCTGGTTGTCTTCATTGTCCGGAAATTCACCCGGTTCGACCCGGGCCGCGAGCCGATTCAGAAACTGGCGCAGATTATCACCTACGCTATGCTTCTCAATCTCTTTTTCATACTGCTCGAAGTCTTTACCGCTTTTTACAGCCGCATTCCCGACCATATGACCAGTTTCCAGTATCTCTTCTCTGGTCTCGATGGTCACAGCAAACTGGTCCCCTGGATGTGGACTTCGGTTACGCTCGGAGTTCTGGCGGCGGTGCTTCTGGTTAACCCCAAAACACGTCAGAACGAAAAATGGCTAATCTTCGCCTGCGCCGCGGTGTTTGTTTCTATCTGGATTGACAAGGGAATAGGTATGGTGGTAGCCGGCTTTGTTCCCACCCCCTTAGGCGCCATCACCGAATATTGGCCTACCTTCCCGGAGACTATGATTACCCTGGGAGTCTATGCTCTCGGATTTTTGATGATTACAATTTTTTATAAAATCGCCCTCTCGGTGCGCGGAGAAATTTCGACCTGA